GGCGCAGTTACGTAACCTTATCAAGCTTTACTAGAAATGAGCCTGCGGTAAGGTTTTACAAATCTCTTGGCTATAAGGTAACTGAAAGCGACGAAAACTTCCTTTCTTTGTCGCTTCAAGTTGCCTCATAACAAAGCGTTCAAGAGGGATTCTCAACGCTTGGCAATTTTGGTTCAAAGTTTAGCTTTTGTGTTTATGGCACAATATTTAGATTTGGCGGCTTGCGTTGTTCACCCCTTAACGCGGCGTTATGCCTATCTGAATATTGGAGTATATATGGGATATTACGATGTACAGCAAGTTTGTCTAAATGGACATCAAATAACAGACAATTACAACTCATCGCCTGAGTTTAGAAAGAACTTTTGTACTGACTGTGGTGAGAAAACGATCCATAAATGTCCAGAATGTAATAGTGATATTCCAGGAGACTATCATGTTGAGGGTGTTATTGGCTGGTCAAGTACTAGCGTTCCTACTCATTGCGCTCACTGTGGTAGCGAATACCCTTGGACTAAGTTGAAAGTAGAAAATGTAGAAAACGCAGTTAAGCATCACGATGTAGATCATTTGGCATTAGTAGAAAAACTATGTTCACGTTTCCATTTAGTAGCTAAGCAAATTAAGTCTAGATACAACGACAGAGATACTCTGATAATCAATGATGAGTATGATGTTCAAGATCTCCTGCATTCCATGCTTCTTATTCATTTCGATGACGTTAGAGCTGAAGAGTGGACTCCAAGCTATGCTGGAGGTTGTTCTAGAGTGGACTTTCTTCTTAAACAAGAACAGATCGTAATAGAAGTTAAAAAAACACGCCAAAGTTTGAAAGGTAAACACGTCGGTGAGCAATTAATAGTTGATACCGAAAGGTATAAAGTCCACCCCGACTGTAAGAAATTAGTGTGTTTTGTATATGATCCTGATGGGTGGGTAGCTAACCCTAGAGGTCTTGAAAACGACCTTAATTCCAGCGATGAAGACTTTGAATGCAAAGTACTAATCGTTCCCAAAGGTTATTAAGAGGATATAGGCATAACAAAGCATTTAAGAGTGATTCGCAACGCTTGGCGCTTTCGCTTCGCTCAAGTATAGCCAAGCGCCGCTCACACCTTAATGCGGCGTTAGGTTGCCAATGGACATTTGCGACCTGATGCTTATTTTATTCAGTCATGTATCGTTTTATGAGGTGAAAATGAGCCAAACAATGAAATTAGATCTAGACATTGGTAATCGACATATTGTCATCCAACGTCGTTATGAGGCCTTGGGAGCAATCAATGATTTGCTAATAGCGATTTGGTTTTTAGTTGGTAGTTTTTTCTTTTTGAATGAGTCTCTTGTTGAAAGTGGTACTTGGTTGTTTGTTGTAGGTAGTGCCCAACTAATCATTAAACCACTAATAAAGCTTACAAGTTTAGTTCATGTTGGAAGAGTATCGAAATCGTCAACCTAACCATCAGCTCAAGACGGACAACCAACGCTTGGCGGTTTTGTGTCTAGTTGGGTATCGTGTTTACGGTGGTTTATCTGAGTTTTGTGTATGGTTGGTCGCCGCTTAGCAAGGGCGTTATGCCGTAAAGCATCGGAGGAGTTATTTTGATCGTAATTAGAAAAGCTACTGAAGCTGATGTTCACATAATTTATGAATTAAGAAGACGCGCTATTTTAGACAAATGTGCAGCCCATTATACGAAAGAACAGCTCTCCTTGTGGACGCAAGGCGGAGTTTCTGATGGCTTTGTTCAAGATGTAATTAATACTTTTTACGTTTCTGAAACTGATGGTCAAGTAATTGGTAGTGGTAAGCTTAATATCGAAACCGGTATGGTAGACGCTATTTTTGTAGCACCCGAATACTTTGGAGTCGGTGTAGCCAAAAAAATGCTGAATTTTTTAGAAAGCTTGGCCAAAGAAAATGGTTTGTGCTCACTAAAATTAGAATCAACTTTAAATGCAGCACCTTTCTATCGCTCCTTTGGATTTATGGGGGATAAAGTATCTACTTACCATTCACCAAGGGGTATTAGTTTGGATTGTATTCCCATGACAAAATCACTGGAATAACACGCATAACAAGTTGTTCAAGAGGGATTCGCAACGCGTGGCATTTTTAACTATGCGTTGTTTTAAGTGATTAAGGTGGTATGCGGCAACTTCGGTATTGCGTTGCTCACCCCTTAACAAGGCGTTAGGCAAATCTCCAGTAGAGAGGATAAATGAAGGCAAGCACAGTAGATGTTTTGAGTATGTTAGGCACTTGGTTTTCTGGAGTAGGTGCATTCTCAGCAGTACTTTACGCAATGAATGTTAATCGACCAAAACTAAAAGCTAAAGTCTCAGAAATTAAGTTTGGTGACGATGGTGAGTTTTCTATTGATGTGTATAACTTAAAGCCTGTTACTGCACATATATCGCATGTTCGCTTAGTTCAAGCTTCGTTATTTTCTCGAACAAAACTGTCGCCAAGTAAGTTTAGTCTTAGCACCTTATTTGTAGACGAGCCTTTTAGGCAAAGTGATCGGCTAGATATTGAAGTTCAATCTGGTGGGTATCATCGATTTAATTACTCTGCAAAATCAATCTTGGATGCATACTGTGAGATATCTGACATTAGAAGCCCTGTAGGTATGCAAAGAATGGTAAAAGCAAAGATTGCTATTTACTTGAGCAATGGCTCTGTCTGTTATGTTCCTTTACCAAAGTCGATGTATCAGAAATTGAAAAATGTCATGCTACTGCCAATATATCGTAGAGTCGAAGATCTATGCCGAACGGATTCTACGGTAAGATTCCCCAAAGATTATACAGCAGAGCATAAGCAAGAAATATGTAAGCGAATGCTTGATGAATACGAGGCGGCGATGAGACGGCATAGCTACTTAGAACTCCCTTTTGGTATCTGCATGAAACATTTTTGGAACAATGAATAATTCGCCTAACAAAGCATTTAAGAGTGATTCGCAACGCTTGGCAGTTTCGCTTCGCTCAAGTATAGCCAAGCATCACTCACACCTTAATGCAGCGTTATGCGACTGGAAGGAAAATTATCCCATCTCTCGTTTTCGCTCTCTTTGGCTATCCATCTTTCGGTGTCGGCAACTCAGCATTGTCGGCTCAATTTCTTGAATCTATCAGGCTGTAAAACATGCCAATATTCGCGGGTTGCCTCATTGGTTTTCAGTGCTGGTTTGTGGCGAGTTCCACTGGCTCAAAGTGTGGAAATAGCAAGGCTATCGACGCTTTGTATTTGTTGAACGCTCGGTTCTGCTAGGTTAGTTGGTTTAAAAGCAGCATTGTTGCTGAAAGGCCGCATTTAGTGGTTGTTAAAATCTCGGCTGTAACATAGTGACCCTGCTGTTTCTTGAATCACAAAAAATGTTTGGTTTGTTTGTGGTTTTTCGCGCTTAAGGTAGTCTGCATTGGGCCAAGTTGGCTTATGCGTGCAAATTCGCATAACAAGGCGTTTAAGGCAGATTCCCAACGCTTGGCGTTTTGCATTCTAAGCCAGGTTAAGTGTTTACGGTGCAATGGGTTAGGTTAGGTGGTTAGCGTTGCTCACTACTTAACGCGGCGTTATAGCGAAGAGCACAGGAGAACATATGGAACCTCCATATATAGCCATAGATTCAAATTATGATGCTTTAGAAAATAAAGAAGTTACTTCAGAAGTAATTGATTCCTATGTGCAAATGACTTCAATGAACATGCTTCATGTGGAAAAGAGAATTGAGCATGTTTTAGAACTGATCACTCATCGGATGGACTATTGGGAAAGACTAATTGATGGTGCAGACTCACTACTTTGGATTAAGTCTAAAGGACATGGTTGGGCTATGTACAATCAAAATACTGGTTGTGGTTATATTCGTCTTTACAGGCTAAAGCCTTCTTCGACTCTAGATCACCGTAGAAATACTCCGTGGAATAGAGGTACTTGGACAGTACTTAGTTCAGAACGAGAGCTATTCAGTTTACTTGACTCGCAAGAAAAAAATTATGTATTTCGAGCTTGGAAAGAGCATCAACTACAAGTACTTGAACAGCCAAGTAAATTAGCAGAGGGAAGACTTGAGAATACTAATGTAGAGCAGGTGATTATTGCCTCTAAAGGAAATGGTTGTGCCGTTTGTGGGAACACTGCTACCCATCGAGCCGCAACTACAATGGGCGACAGCTCATCTGTAATGATAGAAATTTTGCTGTGCAAAACCCATGAATATGATGCGAATAAAAACGCATGTGTTCTCTCATTTTTTGGAACACTATTTTTCTTAAATATAGATATTCCAGATCTTATCATGCTCGATCATGTGCCAGACGAACTTATAGAGCCTATTTTTTCAATAATTGCCTTAAATTTGGATGCTAGTTTTACACCTCCTAAAAAGGGGAATAATGGTTGGGAATCACGTTTTGTAATGAAAGATGGTTGGTTCTGGCTACTGCGTTTAAACAACTTAAAAAGCTATGCGTATATGCTTTTTAATAAATCTGGAGAGCAAGTTCATAGAATTGACTCGGCACCTGATCATCCAGATGTTCCTTTTGGACCTGCTCACCAACATATATTTCCAAATAAAAATAATCATAAAGTTGAACCAAGTTTCACCTATGGTATCCCAATTTTCGATTTTCCTTTGTTGCATAAGACTAAGAAAATGCATCAAACTTCGCTATAACAAAGCATTTAAGAGTGATTCGCAACGCTTGGCAGTTTCGCTTCGCTCAAGTATAGCCAAGCGCTGCTCACACCTTAATGCGGCGTTAGGTTGCTTTAAGCTAGTACGGTTTGTAGTTTTGTAATCAGCCACTTCGAATTTTTCTTTGTCGCGAACTTCAGTGGCTATGTGGCTCGAACTTTTTCAGGTGAAGGTTTCATTCAATTGGCAAGATTTGGTGTAAGTGGCTGATTATTTTACGTTTTAAGTGCTCTTGGTCATGTTTATTCATTGGAAGCTCGTTATCTCAATTTGGTTAGCTTTTTTTGTTTCAGCGAACCACCGCAAAAGTAGTGACGTGGTTGTTATTCAGCTTCGGTGGTTGTTGCGGTGCAGTCGGCTCTGGTGTTTCGTGGGTTAGTCCTATAGCTCAAGCGAGCAAAAACGTTCTTAATAAGCATACCTAACCATCCGCTCAAGACGGACAACCAACGCTTAGCAGTTTTGTGTCTGGTTGAGTTTGGTGTTTACGGTGGTTTGTCTGAGTTTTGTGGTATTGTTGGTAGCCGCTTAGCAAGGGCGTTAGGTTGCTTTAGATTTGGTCGTTTTTTAGTTGGGCGCTCAGCCACTTCAATTGTTTTGTTTGTCACGAATTTAAGCGGCCATGTAGCTCGAGCATTTGCACGTGGAGGTTTCATTCAACTGGCAAGCTTTGACGTTAGTGGCTGAGTGTTTTCTGGCTTTAAGTGCTCTTGTCCAAGTCTATTCATTGGTCATTAGTTATCTCAATTTGGTTAGCTTTTTGGCTTCAGCGAACCACCGCAAAAATAGTGATGTGGTTGTCATTCAGCTTCGGTGCTTATTGCGGTGCAGTTGGCTTTGGTGTTTCATGGGTTAGTCCTATAGCTCTAGCGAGCAAAGCGTTCGTAATTGAGCATACCTAACCATCCGCTCAAGACGGACAACCAACGCTTGGTGGTTTTGTATCTGGTTGTGCTCAGTGTTTACGGTGGTTTGTTTGAGTTTTGTGTTATTGTTGGTAGCCGCTTAGCAAGGGCGTTATGTTTACAGTACAAAAGACAAACATGGAGTTTTGGTATGGCTAAAGAGGTTACTGGTAGTTGTTGCTGTGAAAGCGTCGCCTTTAAACTTAATGATGACTTCGGTAAGTTCTTCTTCTGTCATTGTGAACAGTGTAGGAAACTAACAGGCTCGGCTCATGCGTCGAACTTGTTTACGTCTCCGCTTAACATTAAGTGGATTAAAGGTGACGACAAGATAAAGCGCTATGACCATCCAACTCGTTCTTTTTCTAAGGCATTTTGTACGGATTGTGGTTCAGGTTTACCATTTTTGACTCAAAGTGGGAAATTTCTAATTGTTCCAGCTGGTTCTTTAAATGAAGAGCCATCAAAGGTTCTTGATGCTCAAATATTCTGTTCAGAACAAGCAGAGTGGCATAAGCTGGGTTTGCAAGCAGTTAAGTTAGAAGGTTTCCCAAAATAAACATAACAAAGCGTTCAAGGGGACAGCCAACGCTTGGCAGCTTTATCTCACATTTTTGTTTTTGTGTTGATGTCGCAATGGTTTAAGTATGTGGTAGCGTTGTCTGCCCATTAACGCGCGTTAGGTTGCTTTAAGACTGTACGTTTTTTAGTTTGGTGCTCAGCCACTTCGAATCTTTCTTTGTCGCTAGTTTTAGTGGTTATGTGGCTCAAACTTTGCCGGGTAAAATTTTATTCAATTGGCAAGCTTTGATGTCAGTGGCTGAGTGTTTTCCGTTTTAAGTGCTCTTGGTCAAGTTTGTTCGTTGAAAGTTCGTTATCTCAATTTGGTTAGCTTTTTGGCTTCAGTGAGCCACCGCAAAAATAGTGATGTGGTTGTTATTCAACTTCGGTGGTTGTTGCGGTGCATTTAGCTTTGGTGTTTCATGGTTTAGTCCTATAGCTTAAGCGAGAAAAAGCGTTTGTAATGAGCATACCTAACCATCCGCTCAAGACGGACAACCAACGCTTAGCGGTTTTGTGTCTGGTTGAGTTTGGTGTTTACGGTGGTTTGTTTGAGTTTTGTGTTATTGTTGGTAGCCGCTTAGCAAGGGCGTTAGGTTGCTTTAAGTTTGTACGGTTTTTTAGTTGGGTGCTCAGCCACTTAGAATCTTTCTTTTTCGCTAGTTTCTGCGGCTATGTGGCTCGAACTTTTTTAGATAAGGTTTCATTCAACTGGCAAGCTTTGATGTTAGTGACTGAGTGTTTGCTGTTTTTAAGTGTTTTTGGTCAAGTTTGTTCGTTGAAAGTTCGCTATCTCCATCCGGTTGTTTTTTTGCTTCAGCGAGCCACCGCAAAAATAGTGACGTGGTTGTTATTCAGCTTCGGTGGGGATTGCGGTGCAGTTAGCTTCGGTGTTTCATGGGTTAGTCCTATAGCTTAAGCGAGCAAAAGCGTTTGTAATGAGCATACCTAACCATCAGCTCAAGACGGACAACCAACGCTTGGTGATTTTGTGTCTGGTGAGTATAGTGCTTACGGTGGTTTGTTGGAGTTTTGTGGTATGGTTGGTAGCCGCTTAGCAAGGGCGTTATGTGTTTTTAGGACAAAAATGGAAATTTTCGAAATTCAACTAGGAAACTCAATCGGTCCAGTCAAGCTTGGTATGACAGAAACTGAAGTGAGCAATGTTATCGGAGCTTCTGATTACATCTATGGTCATCGCCATCATTTTTTAGATGGTCTCATGGTAGATTTTAATAATGAAGGAAGAGTTGAGTTCATTGAAGCTGCTGCGTCTGAGTTGTTTTCAACGACATTGTTTGGCTTTGACGTACATAGGACATTAGCGGCTAATGTGCTCGAACGAGTTCAGCTAGAAGGTAACTATGATCATGCTGATCCAGAGTTAGGCTATAGCTACGTGTTTAAAGAGCTTCAGTTATCTTTCTGGCGTCCAACTCTTCCTGACCTAGAAGAAGGTGAAGGGTTGTACTTTCAATCGGTTGCAATTGCTTCCGAGGGTTACTTTGAGTAAACACATAACGAGCAATTTAAGAGGGATTCACAACGCTTGGCATTTTTGCTTCTACTTCAAATTTAGTGTTTATGGCACAATGCTTTAGGTTCGGGGGAGGCGTTGTTCACCCCTTAATTGGGCGTTATGTTGCTCTAGCTATCAAAAGGACATTGGGATGAGTTGTGGAAAGTGTTCTCGATTAGTCAGGGAGATTCGAAATCCCCAAAAGTTAACGGAATCGATACTTCTTTTAAGAACAAACACAGAGAAGGGAAACCTCAAATATTTAGGGTTTGGCTCTTATGGCCAGCCTTTTTCCCAAATAGCTAATGGGAAAAATTGGGGCGATTTCGTAAGCAATTACTTTGTTTGCAAGCTCTGCGGGCAAGTAATACATCTTTGCGCTGAAACTTATCATGGTAGTGGCGGTAAAATTGCTGCTGTTGAATCGATTTTAGGTAAATTGTATATCGATGAGTTCGCAACATAACAAAGCGTTTAAGGCGGATTCACAACGCTTGGCATTTTTAGTTTGAATCAACTTTAGTGTTTACGGCACAATGAGTTAGGTCGGGTGGTAGCGTTGTTCACCACTTAACGCGGCGTTATGCTCTAGGAGATGATTTTGCTCGATTTATTCAAGAAAGTAGTTCTAATTAATCTCTCAGCAGCTCTTGTTGTTATCGCTCTAGCCCAGTTTGTCCCATTCTTTGCTACTACTCAGTTGGTCGATTTTCTTTTCTTTGTCGTCATCGTCATATGGGTTTTGGCGAAGCTAATGTGGGAAGGCGGTGTCCATAGCAAGACGACTCGGTTAGATGATCCTAGAACAGATAAAGTCTACAAACTGGTAGAAGGGCATGATTTCGAAAAAGACGAACGAGAGCACTATCGAATGAATTACCAAACAGGCTTAGTTTTCTTCATAGCGGGTCTGCCAGCGTTCATTGCTTGTTTAGTCCTTCAATTTCTTTAAGTACGAGCATAACAAAGCGTTTAAGACAGATTCGCAACGCTTGGCACTTTGGGTTTGAATCAGTTTTAGTGTTTACGGCACAATAGGTTAGGTTCAGTGGTAGTGTTGCTCACTACTTAACGCGGCGTTATGGTGCAGCAAGATTTGGTTCTTATTTGGTTTGTTAGTTCTGAGTCTGTTGCGAGTTTCATAGCACTATTTGTTCAAAATTTTAACCTCTGGTGAAAAGCCGCTTTGAGTTTTTCATGACTGCTAATCTGCCGATTGAATCTGGCTCCCAAGTGAAATTGGTACAGCGGCAATTAGCTAACTCTTGACTAAGTGGGGCGGCCCTTCTTTGTTTTAGTTGGCTGTATCGTTGTTGTTAGGTTTCTTCCTTGGGCATTATTTGGTTGCTGCATATTGGTTTGTGGGGTTTCGTGGTTGCAAAGCGCTCATGTGTTGTGGTGATTGTAGTGGTTGTCTTAACTCCCCATAACCAAGCGTTTAATTGGACAGTCAACGCTTGGCAGTTTTGGTTCACAGTTTGGCATTAGTGTTTATGTCACAATAGCTTAGGTTTGCGGTAGCGTTGTCTGCCCATTAACGCGGCGTTATGTTTATCGGAGAAAATGATGATTCAGTGGCCATGCATCCTAAAGCTAGAAGGGGATTCAGAACTATTCTGAGCAAGATTTGGTTCTTGAGCTAGAGGCGTTAATTTGGAGCTCCTCAGACCGTTTAATAGACAGTGGTGGACAAAGTTACGTAGTTAGAGATAGCACCGGAAGTTATGACTACGAAGTTGACGGTAAGCGGTTATCCCTAGAATTTGTCACTCAACTAATTCAAGAGCACGAGTTTTCAAAGGCTGGAGTTTGCATAACAAAAATCCAGTTCTCATCTATTCCGGAAGCAATTCAAGCGCTAGCCTTAGAGACATAAACATAACAAAGCGTTTAAGACGGATTCCCAACGCTTGGCATTTTCGGTTTGCTTTTAATTTTGTGTTTACGGCACAATGGTTTAGGCTTGGTGGTAGCGTTGCTCACCACTTAACGCGGCGTTATACGATTAAGAGGAAAATATGGAACAACATTACTTAAATTCTTCCTTTCGAGAGAAGCTAATCGAGCACTCATTGATTAGCGAACTACTTAAAATGTCATGGAAAAATGGCAGTTGTTCCATCGAAATTTCCAAACCAGAGGTAGACAATCAAGGCTATGATCTAATCATGGAAGACCTTGGTGCTTTTCGTCATGTTCAACTTAAAACCTCTCATATTGGTTCGAGCACAGCACGTCAAAAAATCCATGTCGCTTTAGCTAATAAACCATCAGGTTGTGTCGTTTGGGTTTACTTTAACGAAACAACGATGGAGCTCGGTCCATTCTTGTTCTTTGGTGGTGAGCCAAACAAAAAGTTGCCTGACATCAGTGATTTTCCTATTGCGAAACATACAAAAGGAAATGCGGAAGGTACTAAAAATGAAAGGCCATCAATCAGGGTTGTGTCAAAGTCAAAATTCGCAATTTTGAACACAATAGAAGAATTGTATGAGGCGTTGTTCAAAATCGTATAACAAGCAATTTAAGAGGGATTCACAACGCTTGGCATTTTTCTTCTACTTCAATTTTAGTGTTTATGGCACAATGTTTTAGGTTGGGTGGAGGCGTTGTTCACCCCTTAATTGGGCGTTATGTTCTGGGGAGAAATAAAGTGGTCGAAAGGGTAAATTACGAAGGATTACCTCAAATTGCAGGTCCTTACGTTCAGGCTACAAAGCACAATAAAATGCTTTTTATATCAAGGCTTACCGCTTATGGAACGGACTCTCAATCTTTGGATATGCTCGCTCAAAGTAAAGTAATTCTCGGTCAAATCTCCGAGATACTCAGACTTGAGCAGCGATCAAAAAGCGACTTGGTCAAAATTACAATCTTTGTTCGCGACATAAGTATGTTAGCCGGCGTTAGAGAACTACTATTTGAATTCTATGATGTTCATTTGCCTGCTTGTTCTCTTGTTGAAGTCTCAAATTTAATTCATCCGGACTTACACATAGAAATAGAAGCTATCGTGGCGCTATAAGTTCGAACATAACAAAGCGTTCAAGAGGGACAGTTAACGCGTGGCGAGTTTGGCTCAAATATTGGTATTTGTGTTTACGGTGGTAAATTTTAGTTTGGTGGCAGCGCGTTACTGCCCCTTAACGCGGCGTTATGTGTAATCAGGAAGGACTATGAAATTCTTAATCACTTTATTTTTTGCTCTTTTTCTGGTCGGTTGCGAAAGTACCGGTAATCAAGAGAAGGAACACGAAATACATGTTTACTACGGTTTTGCCACAGCGCGGCAAGAAATGCCTAGATACGATAAAGGTGTGACATACCGACTTATCCTATATATTAAAGAGCCGAAGGGATCAGATTTTGATATTGATAAGGTTCTGAGTATGCTTTCACGCATGCGGGGGTGGAAGGAAGCAGGTGTTGAGCGTGCTGCAAAAATGAAGCAGCGCAGTGAGCTTGAGAAACAGTGGCAAATTGAAAACTATGATTATGTTATACAGGAAGGCTATTTAGTCGAGATATACGATGACGATATCGTGACTAATGATGGCAACACATAACAAAGCATTTAAGAGTGATTCGCAACGCTTGGCGCTTTCGCTTCGCTCAAGTATAGCCAAGCGCTGCTCACACCTTAATGCGGCGTTAGCTAGCAATTAGAATTAGTGCTTAGCAAAATAACCAAGCCCTTTTGGAATTTACTTTAATTGTCAAAGACAATGCAGCAAGCTGCCGGAGTTTCACCTGTAATACTAATTACAGCATTGTAACCATTGAGTTTTTCGTCATAAATCCCTTTTGTTGAGTAATGCTTGCCATCTTTTTCAGCAGCTTTGTGCGCAGATTTTGCGTCCTTATAGCCATTTTTATTGTGCGCTACTTTAAAATAGTTTTCTTTGTTGGATGGAGTTGCTGCCATTATTGCCCAACCGGAGCCGTTTGGCATAGTTACATTCAGAGTTATATTAGAGCCGGCACCTTTAGCATGAACGCCGATCTCCCATAAACTCTGGCTGCTAACAGCATTTCCTTTGCTTATGTCAACAATACTTCCGTGGTCAAGATAGTAATCTACTTTAATTAAGCCTTCTACATCGTTGTACAACCCTACAGCCAAGTCATTTCTATGCGTATTCCCACCAAAAATTTCTTTAATCAATTGGTTAACATCGATAGTAAAACTAGTATCAGTACTTATTTTGTATCCTCTTTAGTTATCTTTAGCCAACTGCATAGTTAATATGCATATATGGGCATATTTCGGCATTTGGATTTATCAAGAAATAGGATTAATATTGATAGCTAACAAACTGTTCAAGAGTGATTCGCAACGCTTGGCGCTCTCACTTCGGGTTGAGTTAAGCGTTTACAGCGCAGTGGTTAAGTTCAGTGTATGCGTTGCTCACACGTTAATTGGGCGTTAGGTTGCTTTAGATTTGGTCGTTTTTTAGTTGGGTGCTCAGCCACTTCGAATCTTTCTTTGTCACTAGTTTTAGTGGTTATGTGGCTCAAACTTTGTCGGGTAAAAGTTTTATTCAATTGGCAAGCTTTGATGTCAGTGGCTGAGTGTTTTCCGTTTTAAGTGCTCTTGGTCAAGTTTGTTCGTTGAAAGTTCGTTATCTCAATTTGGTTAGCTTTTTGGCTTCAGCTAACCACCGCAAAAATAGTGGCGGGGTTGTTGTTCGCTTTGGTGGTTATTGCGGTGCAGCTGGCCTTGGTGTTTCATGGGTGAGTCCTATAGCTTAAGCGAACATAGATGCTCGTAATGAGCATACCTAACCATCCGCTCAAGACGGACAACCAACGCTTAGCGGTTTTGTATCTGGTTGTGCTCAGTGTTTACGGTGGTTTGTTTGAGTTTTGTGGTATCGTTGGTAGCCGCTTAGCAAGGGCGTTATGGCGCTAGGTAAGTTGTATTCAATCAGTTGCTATAATTGATTTGTATCCAAGGATAGGACATGAATCATGAAAAAGTCAGAAGCAATGCAACGAGCGAGAAGTATATATGGTGTTGACTTTCGAAGTCGCAATACTCACTTTTCAAAGATCAACAAGGCATTACCAGTTTGGTGGCTAGAGGTTTCATTAGACAAAATAGATGACAGCCGGCTAAAGCAAATCTATTTCTTACTCGAAGATGGTATGAACATACATTTGCTCGACATTCCTACGAATTATTTACGTGAGAATAAATCTGGTTTCTACATTCGACACGATAAGAACCACATATGTTTTAAAATTGATGTGTCATCATATCAAGAGCTAATGGGGTCTAGAAGAGAGTCAATGAGGCGCTTTATAGTCTCGCCATAACAAAGCATTTAAGAGTGATTCCCAACGCTTGGTATTTTTTATTCCATCGTTGGGTTTTGTGTTTACGGTGGTATGGTTAGGTTTAATGATAGCGTTGCTCACACCTTAATGCGGCGTTAGTTTACCAGTGAAGATCATCACCCTAAATCCAATCCTAGGGTGAAATCTTA
This sequence is a window from Vibrio coralliilyticus. Protein-coding genes within it:
- a CDS encoding GNAT family N-acetyltransferase; amino-acid sequence: MIVIRKATEADVHIIYELRRRAILDKCAAHYTKEQLSLWTQGGVSDGFVQDVINTFYVSETDGQVIGSGKLNIETGMVDAIFVAPEYFGVGVAKKMLNFLESLAKENGLCSLKLESTLNAAPFYRSFGFMGDKVSTYHSPRGISLDCIPMTKSLE
- a CDS encoding DUF4144 family protein, with amino-acid sequence MVLELEALIWSSSDRLIDSGGQSYVVRDSTGSYDYEVDGKRLSLEFVTQLIQEHEFSKAGVCITKIQFSSIPEAIQALALET
- a CDS encoding DUF2321 domain-containing protein: MAILVQSLAFVFMAQYLDLAACVVHPLTRRYAYLNIGVYMGYYDVQQVCLNGHQITDNYNSSPEFRKNFCTDCGEKTIHKCPECNSDIPGDYHVEGVIGWSSTSVPTHCAHCGSEYPWTKLKVENVENAVKHHDVDHLALVEKLCSRFHLVAKQIKSRYNDRDTLIINDEYDVQDLLHSMLLIHFDDVRAEEWTPSYAGGCSRVDFLLKQEQIVIEVKKTRQSLKGKHVGEQLIVDTERYKVHPDCKKLVCFVYDPDGWVANPRGLENDLNSSDEDFECKVLIVPKGY
- a CDS encoding YrhK family protein, with the translated sequence MSQTMKLDLDIGNRHIVIQRRYEALGAINDLLIAIWFLVGSFFFLNESLVESGTWLFVVGSAQLIIKPLIKLTSLVHVGRVSKSST
- a CDS encoding GFA family protein codes for the protein MSIPNHPLKTDNQRLVVLYLVVLSVYGGLFEFCVIVGSRLARALCLQYKRQTWSFGMAKEVTGSCCCESVAFKLNDDFGKFFFCHCEQCRKLTGSAHASNLFTSPLNIKWIKGDDKIKRYDHPTRSFSKAFCTDCGSGLPFLTQSGKFLIVPAGSLNEEPSKVLDAQIFCSEQAEWHKLGLQAVKLEGFPK
- a CDS encoding RidA family protein, producing the protein MVERVNYEGLPQIAGPYVQATKHNKMLFISRLTAYGTDSQSLDMLAQSKVILGQISEILRLEQRSKSDLVKITIFVRDISMLAGVRELLFEFYDVHLPACSLVEVSNLIHPDLHIEIEAIVAL